One window of the Micromonas commoda chromosome 11, complete sequence genome contains the following:
- a CDS encoding predicted protein, which translates to MSASSIIAPLAKVPAKLRRSACAPARRTPVVAAPVARHQAGASKKADELARTFTVGFASMLLATQPMAAEAKKPYEGPMAVFNNPAVLGGTCVAVCWGIPQTVGMSVLKEKEDKGRAQLSKWGVDTSDIEQGSWGRIRQMLKREAEARGEEMPKF; encoded by the coding sequence CCCCGCGAAGCTTCGTCGCTCCGCGTGCGCACCGGCTCGTCGCACCCCGGTCGtggccgcgccggtcgccaGGCACCAAGCCGGTGCCTCCAAGAAGGCGGATGAGCTGGCGAGGACATTCACCGTCGGGTTCGCGTCCATGCTCCTCGCGACGCAGCCCATGGCTGCGGAGGCGAAGAAACCTTACGAAGGGCCGATGGCCGTGTTCAACAACCCGGCGGTCCTTGGCGGCACTTGCGTGGCGGTGTGCTGGGGCATCCCCCAGACAGTCGGGATGAGCGTCCTAAAGGAGAAGGAAGACAAGGGGCGCGCTCAACTGTCCAAGTGGGGCGTCGACACCTCCGACATCGAGCAGGGGAGCTGGGGCAGGATCAGGCAGATGCTGAAGCGCGaagcggaggcgcggggcgaggaaATGCCCAAGTTTTGA